A stretch of the Papaver somniferum cultivar HN1 chromosome 6, ASM357369v1, whole genome shotgun sequence genome encodes the following:
- the LOC113287733 gene encoding uncharacterized protein LOC113287733: MVYLNRSPSEVRKNYKIPEQVEIHSLNKLAEIPSTNSTCITIGQLDAGLKIPLYHPDRPLQFEVLRLLSRAPGQMNGNFYRIISAFEEYNRKNPSKKYSATEIVQLHSESLAESNPNCFFIRKHRNAILPIPDVAVKNDSSWYKFPISISGDWIHDPKYPIPKGIPYSPWVWRKEIILKSDPKNLKIRSPQFFSPEKYAVTATTDRKSNSSIAINGGEETDSDDTLRTFKRKKRTERSKTSSLEDIMVTDLIWGGVDKYCENVGKLVDGSSVKKAVGMEKRLEESEKRVESMVLKLKELSNEKYDLKDELEKEKQKNKQLLCEKEVEMENLKRSYEKQLEEKDLKFAREKEIIAEVAAEKKGLELLQNFQARLDDNLARILDKLESKGIIKQLMKLKET; the protein is encoded by the exons ATGGTTTACTTAAATCGGTCGCCTTCAGAAGTTCGGAAGAATTACAAAATTCCAGAACAAGTCGAAATCCATTCGCTGAACAAATTAGCAGAGATTCCATCAACAAATTCAACTTGCATTACAATCGGTCAGCTAGATGCGGGATTGAAAATCCCTTTATATCATCCTGATCGTCCACTACAATTCGAGGTTCTTCGTTTACTTTCTAGGGCACCTGGTCAGATGAATGGGAATTTCTATAGAATCATAAGTGCTTTTGAAGAATACAATAGAAAGAATCCTTCAAAGAAATATTCAGCTACTGAAATTGTTCAACTTCATTCTGAATCTTTAGCTGAAAGTAACcctaattgtttcttcattcgtaaacatagaaatgcaattcttCCGATTCCGGATGTTGCTGTTAAAAATGATAGTAGTTGGTATAAATTCCCTATTTCAATCTCTGGGGATTGGATTCACGATCCTAAATATCCTATTCCTAAAGGAATTCCTTACAGTCCTTGGGTTTGGAGGAAAGAAATCATTCTCAAATCTGATCCTAAAAACCTCAAGATTAGATCTCCTCAGTTTTTCTCTCCAGAGAAATATGCAGTAACGGCAACAACGGACCGTAAATCTAATAGCTCGATTGCGATAAATGGTGGTGAAGAAACTGATTCAGATGATACACTGCGAACATTTAAGCGCAAGAAAAGG ACTGAAAGGTCTAAAACTTCGTCATTAGAAGATATAATGGTGACTGATTTGATTTGGGGAGGAGTTGACAAATATTGTGAAAATgtaggaaaattagttgatggtaGTAGTGTTAAGAAAGCAGTGGGGATGGAGAAAAGATTGGAAGAATCAGAGAAAAGGGTAGAATCAATGGTATTGAAATTGAAAGAATTGTCTAATGAAAAGTATGATTTGAAAGATGAATTAGAGAAAGAGAAGCAGAAGAATAAGCAACTTTTGTGTGAAAAAGAAGTTGAAATGGAGAATTTAAAGAGAAGTTATGAAAAGCAATTAGAAGAGAAGGATTTAAAATTTGCTAGAGAGAAAGAAATCATTGCCGAAGTAGCAGCTGAGAAGAAGGGTTTGGAATTACTTCAGAATTTTCAAGCTCGGTTGGACGATAATCTGGCTCGAATTCTTGATAAACTTGAAAGCAAAGGTATTATTAAGCAATTGAT